The proteins below are encoded in one region of Saccopteryx leptura isolate mSacLep1 chromosome 1, mSacLep1_pri_phased_curated, whole genome shotgun sequence:
- the RXRB gene encoding retinoic acid receptor RXR-beta isoform X1, translating to MSWAARPPFLPQRHAAGQCGPVGVRKEMHCGVASRWRRRRPWLDPAAAAAEAAAAAGEQQSPEPEPGEAGRDGMGDSGRDSRSPDSSSPNPLPQGAPPRSPPGPPLPHSAAPSLGGSGAPPPMPPPPLGSPFPVISSSMGSPGLPPPAPPGFSGPVSSPQINSTVSLPGGGSGTPEDVKPPVLGVRGLHCPPPPGGPGAGKRLCAICGDRSSGKHYGVYSCEGCKGFFKRTIRKDLTYSCRDNKDCTVDKRQRNRCQYCRYQKCLATGMKREAADLTEDPRAASSHLYSIFFSLVLEFAVQEERQRGKDKDGDGEGAGGAPEEMPVDRILEAELAVEQKSDQGVEGPGGTGGSGSSPNDPVTNICQAADKQLFTLVEWAKRIPHFSSLPLDDQVILLRAGWNELLIASFSHRSIDVRDGILLATGLHVHRNSAHSAGVGAIFDRSLSRVLTELVSKMRDMRMDKTELGCLRAIILFNPDAKGLSNPSEVEVLREKVYASLETYCKQKYPEQQGRFAKLLLRLPALRSIGLKCLEHLFFFKLIGDTPIDTFLMEMLEAPHQLA from the exons ATGTCTTGGGCCGCCCGCCCGCCCTTCCTCCCCCAGCGGCATGCCGCAGGGCAGTGTGGGCCGGTGGGGGTGCGAAAAGAAATGCATTGTGGGGTCGCGTCCCGGTGGCGGCGGCGACGGCCCTGGCTGGatcccgcggcggcggcggcggaggcggcggcggcagccGGAGAGCAACAAAGCCCGGAGCCGGAGCCGGGGGAGGCTGGACGGGACGGGATGGGCGACAGCGGGCGGG ACTCCCGAAGCCCAGACAGTTCCTCCCCGAATCCCCTTCCCCAGGGCGCCCCTCCCCGTTCTCCTCCCGGGCCCCCTCTCCCCCATTCCGCAGCTCCGTCCCTTGGAGGCTCTGGGGCCCCACCCCCGATGCCGCCACCCCCACTGGGCTCCCCCTTCCCAGTCATCAGCTCTTCCATGGGGTCCCCTGGCCTGCCCCCTCCAGCTCCCCCAGGATTCTCCGGGCCTGTCAGCAGTCCCCAG ATTAACTCAACAGTGTCGCTCCCTGGGGGTGGGTCTGGCACCCCTGAAGATGTGAAGCCACCAGTCTTAGGGGTCCGGGGCCTGCACTGTCCACCCCCTCCGGGTGGCCCTGGGGCCGGCAAACGGCTCTGTGCTATCTGCGGGGACCGAAGCTCAG gcaaacACTACGGGGTTTACAGCTGCGAGGGCTGCAAGGGCTTCTTCAAGCGCACTATCCGGAAGGACCTGACGTACTCCTGCCGTGACAACAAGGACTGCACGGTGGACAAGCGGCAGCGGAACCGCTGTCAGTACTGCCGCTATCAGAAGTGCTTGGCCACTGGCATGAAGAGGGAAG CTGCAGACTTGACTGAAGACCCCAGGGCTGCCTCCTCTCATCTTTATTCTATCTTCTTCAGTCTGGTTCTGGAATTCG cGGTACAGGAGGAGCGTCAGCGGGGGAAGGACAAGGACGGGGATGGGGAGGGCGCTGGGGGAGCCCCCGAGGAAATGCCCGTGGACAGGATCCTGGAGGCAGAGCTCGCTGTGGAGCAGAAGAGCGACCAGGGCGTTGAGGGTCCCGGGGGCACCGGGGGTAGCGGCAGCAGC CCAAACGACCCTGTGACCAACATCTGTCAGGCAGCCGACAAACAGCTGTTCACGCTGGTTGAGTGGGCGAAGCGGATCCCACACTTCTCCTCCTTGCCTCTGGATGACCAGGTCATACTGCTACGGGCAG GCTGGAACGAGCTCCTCATCGCCTCCTTCTCGCACCGCTCCATCGATGTCCGAGACGGCATCCTCCTGGCCACGGGGCTTCACGTGCACCGCAACTCGGCCCATTCTGCGGGCGTGGGAGCCATCTTTGATCG GTCCCTCTCCAGGGTGCTGACAGAGCTAGTGTCCAAAATGCGTGACATGAGGATGGACAAGACAGAGCTTGGCTGCCTGCGGGCAATCATTCTCTTCAATCCAG ATGCCAAGGGCCTCTCCAACCCCAGCGAGGTGGAGGTCCTGCGGGAGAAGGTGTACGCGTCCCTGGAGACCTACTGCAAACAGAAGTACCCCGAGCAGCAGGGACG gtTTGCCAAGCTGCTGCTGCGTCTTCCTGCTCTCAGGTCCATCGGCCTTAAGTGTCTAGAACATCTGTTCTTCTTCAAGCTCATTGGTGACACCCCCATCGACACCTTCCTCATGGAGATGCTGGAGGCACCCCACCAGCTGGCCTGA
- the RXRB gene encoding retinoic acid receptor RXR-beta isoform X2: protein MSWAARPPFLPQRHAAGQCGPVGVRKEMHCGVASRWRRRRPWLDPAAAAAEAAAAAGEQQSPEPEPGEAGRDGMGDSGRDSRSPDSSSPNPLPQGAPPRSPPGPPLPHSAAPSLGGSGAPPPMPPPPLGSPFPVISSSMGSPGLPPPAPPGFSGPVSSPQINSTVSLPGGGSGTPEDVKPPVLGVRGLHCPPPPGGPGAGKRLCAICGDRSSGKHYGVYSCEGCKGFFKRTIRKDLTYSCRDNKDCTVDKRQRNRCQYCRYQKCLATGMKREAADLTEDPRAASSHLYSIFFSLVLEFAVQEERQRGKDKDGDGEGAGGAPEEMPVDRILEAELAVEQKSDQGVEGPGGTGGSGSSPNDPVTNICQAADKQLFTLVEWAKRIPHFSSLPLDDQVILLRAGWNELLIASFSHRSIDVRDGILLATGLHVHRNSAHSAGVGAIFDRVLTELVSKMRDMRMDKTELGCLRAIILFNPDAKGLSNPSEVEVLREKVYASLETYCKQKYPEQQGRFAKLLLRLPALRSIGLKCLEHLFFFKLIGDTPIDTFLMEMLEAPHQLA from the exons ATGTCTTGGGCCGCCCGCCCGCCCTTCCTCCCCCAGCGGCATGCCGCAGGGCAGTGTGGGCCGGTGGGGGTGCGAAAAGAAATGCATTGTGGGGTCGCGTCCCGGTGGCGGCGGCGACGGCCCTGGCTGGatcccgcggcggcggcggcggaggcggcggcggcagccGGAGAGCAACAAAGCCCGGAGCCGGAGCCGGGGGAGGCTGGACGGGACGGGATGGGCGACAGCGGGCGGG ACTCCCGAAGCCCAGACAGTTCCTCCCCGAATCCCCTTCCCCAGGGCGCCCCTCCCCGTTCTCCTCCCGGGCCCCCTCTCCCCCATTCCGCAGCTCCGTCCCTTGGAGGCTCTGGGGCCCCACCCCCGATGCCGCCACCCCCACTGGGCTCCCCCTTCCCAGTCATCAGCTCTTCCATGGGGTCCCCTGGCCTGCCCCCTCCAGCTCCCCCAGGATTCTCCGGGCCTGTCAGCAGTCCCCAG ATTAACTCAACAGTGTCGCTCCCTGGGGGTGGGTCTGGCACCCCTGAAGATGTGAAGCCACCAGTCTTAGGGGTCCGGGGCCTGCACTGTCCACCCCCTCCGGGTGGCCCTGGGGCCGGCAAACGGCTCTGTGCTATCTGCGGGGACCGAAGCTCAG gcaaacACTACGGGGTTTACAGCTGCGAGGGCTGCAAGGGCTTCTTCAAGCGCACTATCCGGAAGGACCTGACGTACTCCTGCCGTGACAACAAGGACTGCACGGTGGACAAGCGGCAGCGGAACCGCTGTCAGTACTGCCGCTATCAGAAGTGCTTGGCCACTGGCATGAAGAGGGAAG CTGCAGACTTGACTGAAGACCCCAGGGCTGCCTCCTCTCATCTTTATTCTATCTTCTTCAGTCTGGTTCTGGAATTCG cGGTACAGGAGGAGCGTCAGCGGGGGAAGGACAAGGACGGGGATGGGGAGGGCGCTGGGGGAGCCCCCGAGGAAATGCCCGTGGACAGGATCCTGGAGGCAGAGCTCGCTGTGGAGCAGAAGAGCGACCAGGGCGTTGAGGGTCCCGGGGGCACCGGGGGTAGCGGCAGCAGC CCAAACGACCCTGTGACCAACATCTGTCAGGCAGCCGACAAACAGCTGTTCACGCTGGTTGAGTGGGCGAAGCGGATCCCACACTTCTCCTCCTTGCCTCTGGATGACCAGGTCATACTGCTACGGGCAG GCTGGAACGAGCTCCTCATCGCCTCCTTCTCGCACCGCTCCATCGATGTCCGAGACGGCATCCTCCTGGCCACGGGGCTTCACGTGCACCGCAACTCGGCCCATTCTGCGGGCGTGGGAGCCATCTTTGATCG GGTGCTGACAGAGCTAGTGTCCAAAATGCGTGACATGAGGATGGACAAGACAGAGCTTGGCTGCCTGCGGGCAATCATTCTCTTCAATCCAG ATGCCAAGGGCCTCTCCAACCCCAGCGAGGTGGAGGTCCTGCGGGAGAAGGTGTACGCGTCCCTGGAGACCTACTGCAAACAGAAGTACCCCGAGCAGCAGGGACG gtTTGCCAAGCTGCTGCTGCGTCTTCCTGCTCTCAGGTCCATCGGCCTTAAGTGTCTAGAACATCTGTTCTTCTTCAAGCTCATTGGTGACACCCCCATCGACACCTTCCTCATGGAGATGCTGGAGGCACCCCACCAGCTGGCCTGA
- the RXRB gene encoding retinoic acid receptor RXR-beta isoform X3, which produces MSWAARPPFLPQRHAAGQCGPVGVRKEMHCGVASRWRRRRPWLDPAAAAAEAAAAAGEQQSPEPEPGEAGRDGMGDSGRDSRSPDSSSPNPLPQGAPPRSPPGPPLPHSAAPSLGGSGAPPPMPPPPLGSPFPVISSSMGSPGLPPPAPPGFSGPVSSPQINSTVSLPGGGSGTPEDVKPPVLGVRGLHCPPPPGGPGAGKRLCAICGDRSSGKHYGVYSCEGCKGFFKRTIRKDLTYSCRDNKDCTVDKRQRNRCQYCRYQKCLATGMKREAVQEERQRGKDKDGDGEGAGGAPEEMPVDRILEAELAVEQKSDQGVEGPGGTGGSGSSPNDPVTNICQAADKQLFTLVEWAKRIPHFSSLPLDDQVILLRAGWNELLIASFSHRSIDVRDGILLATGLHVHRNSAHSAGVGAIFDRSLSRVLTELVSKMRDMRMDKTELGCLRAIILFNPDAKGLSNPSEVEVLREKVYASLETYCKQKYPEQQGRFAKLLLRLPALRSIGLKCLEHLFFFKLIGDTPIDTFLMEMLEAPHQLA; this is translated from the exons ATGTCTTGGGCCGCCCGCCCGCCCTTCCTCCCCCAGCGGCATGCCGCAGGGCAGTGTGGGCCGGTGGGGGTGCGAAAAGAAATGCATTGTGGGGTCGCGTCCCGGTGGCGGCGGCGACGGCCCTGGCTGGatcccgcggcggcggcggcggaggcggcggcggcagccGGAGAGCAACAAAGCCCGGAGCCGGAGCCGGGGGAGGCTGGACGGGACGGGATGGGCGACAGCGGGCGGG ACTCCCGAAGCCCAGACAGTTCCTCCCCGAATCCCCTTCCCCAGGGCGCCCCTCCCCGTTCTCCTCCCGGGCCCCCTCTCCCCCATTCCGCAGCTCCGTCCCTTGGAGGCTCTGGGGCCCCACCCCCGATGCCGCCACCCCCACTGGGCTCCCCCTTCCCAGTCATCAGCTCTTCCATGGGGTCCCCTGGCCTGCCCCCTCCAGCTCCCCCAGGATTCTCCGGGCCTGTCAGCAGTCCCCAG ATTAACTCAACAGTGTCGCTCCCTGGGGGTGGGTCTGGCACCCCTGAAGATGTGAAGCCACCAGTCTTAGGGGTCCGGGGCCTGCACTGTCCACCCCCTCCGGGTGGCCCTGGGGCCGGCAAACGGCTCTGTGCTATCTGCGGGGACCGAAGCTCAG gcaaacACTACGGGGTTTACAGCTGCGAGGGCTGCAAGGGCTTCTTCAAGCGCACTATCCGGAAGGACCTGACGTACTCCTGCCGTGACAACAAGGACTGCACGGTGGACAAGCGGCAGCGGAACCGCTGTCAGTACTGCCGCTATCAGAAGTGCTTGGCCACTGGCATGAAGAGGGAAG cGGTACAGGAGGAGCGTCAGCGGGGGAAGGACAAGGACGGGGATGGGGAGGGCGCTGGGGGAGCCCCCGAGGAAATGCCCGTGGACAGGATCCTGGAGGCAGAGCTCGCTGTGGAGCAGAAGAGCGACCAGGGCGTTGAGGGTCCCGGGGGCACCGGGGGTAGCGGCAGCAGC CCAAACGACCCTGTGACCAACATCTGTCAGGCAGCCGACAAACAGCTGTTCACGCTGGTTGAGTGGGCGAAGCGGATCCCACACTTCTCCTCCTTGCCTCTGGATGACCAGGTCATACTGCTACGGGCAG GCTGGAACGAGCTCCTCATCGCCTCCTTCTCGCACCGCTCCATCGATGTCCGAGACGGCATCCTCCTGGCCACGGGGCTTCACGTGCACCGCAACTCGGCCCATTCTGCGGGCGTGGGAGCCATCTTTGATCG GTCCCTCTCCAGGGTGCTGACAGAGCTAGTGTCCAAAATGCGTGACATGAGGATGGACAAGACAGAGCTTGGCTGCCTGCGGGCAATCATTCTCTTCAATCCAG ATGCCAAGGGCCTCTCCAACCCCAGCGAGGTGGAGGTCCTGCGGGAGAAGGTGTACGCGTCCCTGGAGACCTACTGCAAACAGAAGTACCCCGAGCAGCAGGGACG gtTTGCCAAGCTGCTGCTGCGTCTTCCTGCTCTCAGGTCCATCGGCCTTAAGTGTCTAGAACATCTGTTCTTCTTCAAGCTCATTGGTGACACCCCCATCGACACCTTCCTCATGGAGATGCTGGAGGCACCCCACCAGCTGGCCTGA
- the RXRB gene encoding retinoic acid receptor RXR-beta isoform X4, which translates to MSWAARPPFLPQRHAAGQCGPVGVRKEMHCGVASRWRRRRPWLDPAAAAAEAAAAAGEQQSPEPEPGEAGRDGMGDSGRDSRSPDSSSPNPLPQGAPPRSPPGPPLPHSAAPSLGGSGAPPPMPPPPLGSPFPVISSSMGSPGLPPPAPPGFSGPVSSPQINSTVSLPGGGSGTPEDVKPPVLGVRGLHCPPPPGGPGAGKRLCAICGDRSSGKHYGVYSCEGCKGFFKRTIRKDLTYSCRDNKDCTVDKRQRNRCQYCRYQKCLATGMKREAVQEERQRGKDKDGDGEGAGGAPEEMPVDRILEAELAVEQKSDQGVEGPGGTGGSGSSPNDPVTNICQAADKQLFTLVEWAKRIPHFSSLPLDDQVILLRAGWNELLIASFSHRSIDVRDGILLATGLHVHRNSAHSAGVGAIFDRVLTELVSKMRDMRMDKTELGCLRAIILFNPDAKGLSNPSEVEVLREKVYASLETYCKQKYPEQQGRFAKLLLRLPALRSIGLKCLEHLFFFKLIGDTPIDTFLMEMLEAPHQLA; encoded by the exons ATGTCTTGGGCCGCCCGCCCGCCCTTCCTCCCCCAGCGGCATGCCGCAGGGCAGTGTGGGCCGGTGGGGGTGCGAAAAGAAATGCATTGTGGGGTCGCGTCCCGGTGGCGGCGGCGACGGCCCTGGCTGGatcccgcggcggcggcggcggaggcggcggcggcagccGGAGAGCAACAAAGCCCGGAGCCGGAGCCGGGGGAGGCTGGACGGGACGGGATGGGCGACAGCGGGCGGG ACTCCCGAAGCCCAGACAGTTCCTCCCCGAATCCCCTTCCCCAGGGCGCCCCTCCCCGTTCTCCTCCCGGGCCCCCTCTCCCCCATTCCGCAGCTCCGTCCCTTGGAGGCTCTGGGGCCCCACCCCCGATGCCGCCACCCCCACTGGGCTCCCCCTTCCCAGTCATCAGCTCTTCCATGGGGTCCCCTGGCCTGCCCCCTCCAGCTCCCCCAGGATTCTCCGGGCCTGTCAGCAGTCCCCAG ATTAACTCAACAGTGTCGCTCCCTGGGGGTGGGTCTGGCACCCCTGAAGATGTGAAGCCACCAGTCTTAGGGGTCCGGGGCCTGCACTGTCCACCCCCTCCGGGTGGCCCTGGGGCCGGCAAACGGCTCTGTGCTATCTGCGGGGACCGAAGCTCAG gcaaacACTACGGGGTTTACAGCTGCGAGGGCTGCAAGGGCTTCTTCAAGCGCACTATCCGGAAGGACCTGACGTACTCCTGCCGTGACAACAAGGACTGCACGGTGGACAAGCGGCAGCGGAACCGCTGTCAGTACTGCCGCTATCAGAAGTGCTTGGCCACTGGCATGAAGAGGGAAG cGGTACAGGAGGAGCGTCAGCGGGGGAAGGACAAGGACGGGGATGGGGAGGGCGCTGGGGGAGCCCCCGAGGAAATGCCCGTGGACAGGATCCTGGAGGCAGAGCTCGCTGTGGAGCAGAAGAGCGACCAGGGCGTTGAGGGTCCCGGGGGCACCGGGGGTAGCGGCAGCAGC CCAAACGACCCTGTGACCAACATCTGTCAGGCAGCCGACAAACAGCTGTTCACGCTGGTTGAGTGGGCGAAGCGGATCCCACACTTCTCCTCCTTGCCTCTGGATGACCAGGTCATACTGCTACGGGCAG GCTGGAACGAGCTCCTCATCGCCTCCTTCTCGCACCGCTCCATCGATGTCCGAGACGGCATCCTCCTGGCCACGGGGCTTCACGTGCACCGCAACTCGGCCCATTCTGCGGGCGTGGGAGCCATCTTTGATCG GGTGCTGACAGAGCTAGTGTCCAAAATGCGTGACATGAGGATGGACAAGACAGAGCTTGGCTGCCTGCGGGCAATCATTCTCTTCAATCCAG ATGCCAAGGGCCTCTCCAACCCCAGCGAGGTGGAGGTCCTGCGGGAGAAGGTGTACGCGTCCCTGGAGACCTACTGCAAACAGAAGTACCCCGAGCAGCAGGGACG gtTTGCCAAGCTGCTGCTGCGTCTTCCTGCTCTCAGGTCCATCGGCCTTAAGTGTCTAGAACATCTGTTCTTCTTCAAGCTCATTGGTGACACCCCCATCGACACCTTCCTCATGGAGATGCTGGAGGCACCCCACCAGCTGGCCTGA
- the RXRB gene encoding retinoic acid receptor RXR-beta isoform X5, whose product MPQGSVGRWGCEKKCIVGSRPGGGGDGPGWIPRRRRRRRRRQPESNKARSRSRGRLDGTGWATAGGINSTVSLPGGGSGTPEDVKPPVLGVRGLHCPPPPGGPGAGKRLCAICGDRSSGKHYGVYSCEGCKGFFKRTIRKDLTYSCRDNKDCTVDKRQRNRCQYCRYQKCLATGMKREAADLTEDPRAASSHLYSIFFSLVLEFAVQEERQRGKDKDGDGEGAGGAPEEMPVDRILEAELAVEQKSDQGVEGPGGTGGSGSSPNDPVTNICQAADKQLFTLVEWAKRIPHFSSLPLDDQVILLRAGWNELLIASFSHRSIDVRDGILLATGLHVHRNSAHSAGVGAIFDRSLSRVLTELVSKMRDMRMDKTELGCLRAIILFNPDAKGLSNPSEVEVLREKVYASLETYCKQKYPEQQGRFAKLLLRLPALRSIGLKCLEHLFFFKLIGDTPIDTFLMEMLEAPHQLA is encoded by the exons ATGCCGCAGGGCAGTGTGGGCCGGTGGGGGTGCGAAAAGAAATGCATTGTGGGGTCGCGTCCCGGTGGCGGCGGCGACGGCCCTGGCTGGatcccgcggcggcggcggcggaggcggcggcggcagccGGAGAGCAACAAAGCCCGGAGCCGGAGCCGGGGGAGGCTGGACGGGACGGGATGGGCGACAGCGGGCGGG ATTAACTCAACAGTGTCGCTCCCTGGGGGTGGGTCTGGCACCCCTGAAGATGTGAAGCCACCAGTCTTAGGGGTCCGGGGCCTGCACTGTCCACCCCCTCCGGGTGGCCCTGGGGCCGGCAAACGGCTCTGTGCTATCTGCGGGGACCGAAGCTCAG gcaaacACTACGGGGTTTACAGCTGCGAGGGCTGCAAGGGCTTCTTCAAGCGCACTATCCGGAAGGACCTGACGTACTCCTGCCGTGACAACAAGGACTGCACGGTGGACAAGCGGCAGCGGAACCGCTGTCAGTACTGCCGCTATCAGAAGTGCTTGGCCACTGGCATGAAGAGGGAAG CTGCAGACTTGACTGAAGACCCCAGGGCTGCCTCCTCTCATCTTTATTCTATCTTCTTCAGTCTGGTTCTGGAATTCG cGGTACAGGAGGAGCGTCAGCGGGGGAAGGACAAGGACGGGGATGGGGAGGGCGCTGGGGGAGCCCCCGAGGAAATGCCCGTGGACAGGATCCTGGAGGCAGAGCTCGCTGTGGAGCAGAAGAGCGACCAGGGCGTTGAGGGTCCCGGGGGCACCGGGGGTAGCGGCAGCAGC CCAAACGACCCTGTGACCAACATCTGTCAGGCAGCCGACAAACAGCTGTTCACGCTGGTTGAGTGGGCGAAGCGGATCCCACACTTCTCCTCCTTGCCTCTGGATGACCAGGTCATACTGCTACGGGCAG GCTGGAACGAGCTCCTCATCGCCTCCTTCTCGCACCGCTCCATCGATGTCCGAGACGGCATCCTCCTGGCCACGGGGCTTCACGTGCACCGCAACTCGGCCCATTCTGCGGGCGTGGGAGCCATCTTTGATCG GTCCCTCTCCAGGGTGCTGACAGAGCTAGTGTCCAAAATGCGTGACATGAGGATGGACAAGACAGAGCTTGGCTGCCTGCGGGCAATCATTCTCTTCAATCCAG ATGCCAAGGGCCTCTCCAACCCCAGCGAGGTGGAGGTCCTGCGGGAGAAGGTGTACGCGTCCCTGGAGACCTACTGCAAACAGAAGTACCCCGAGCAGCAGGGACG gtTTGCCAAGCTGCTGCTGCGTCTTCCTGCTCTCAGGTCCATCGGCCTTAAGTGTCTAGAACATCTGTTCTTCTTCAAGCTCATTGGTGACACCCCCATCGACACCTTCCTCATGGAGATGCTGGAGGCACCCCACCAGCTGGCCTGA